A genome region from Flavobacterium sp. includes the following:
- a CDS encoding helix-turn-helix domain-containing protein — protein sequence MIKNPKIINACDENCPVKKSLGLLGGKWTMMILFQINSRTIRYGELKRAVVGISEKMLIQELNALVENKLVSKKAYPEIPPRVEYTLTELGLKTLPIIDQIAAFGLENLV from the coding sequence ATGATAAAAAATCCAAAAATTATTAATGCTTGTGATGAAAATTGCCCCGTAAAAAAATCATTAGGCTTATTGGGAGGAAAATGGACAATGATGATTTTGTTTCAGATTAACTCCAGAACCATTAGATATGGTGAACTTAAAAGAGCTGTAGTGGGTATTAGTGAAAAAATGCTGATTCAGGAATTGAATGCACTTGTAGAAAACAAACTGGTCAGTAAAAAGGCCTATCCTGAAATCCCTCCAAGAGTAGAATATACATTAACAGAACTGGGTTTGAAGACTTTACCAATTATAGATCAAATAGCTGCTTTTGGATTGGAAAATTTGGTTTAG
- a CDS encoding NmrA family NAD(P)-binding protein, which yields MKVLVFGATGSQQFHVIGEAKNKGAIVYAATSSEKNFSKLEDAGAIPVLGDMSDALKMKEITKEIDAVALLIPVSLPNPADGFQLAKNVIDAAKENGVKMIVWNTSGFLAPQKLGIPMEDVKLDTKEYLQNCGVPYVIIEPSIYAENLLAPYTTDYVKSERKVAYPTPEDMPIGYIASRDVSAFVAEALYKPELSGQSFLVSGLDNLKGNGLAEKFSLGLGEKIDFYAMPPQEFGDKLSILVGEESARGVQGYYEMLASLPVYPTKFNPKLQEVLEKLPVRMTPIEEWVKIHKHFFIN from the coding sequence ATGAAAGTATTAGTATTTGGAGCCACAGGTTCACAGCAATTTCATGTAATTGGAGAAGCAAAAAATAAAGGCGCAATTGTTTATGCTGCTACAAGTTCAGAAAAAAACTTTTCAAAACTAGAAGACGCTGGTGCAATCCCTGTATTAGGCGATATGTCTGATGCATTAAAAATGAAAGAAATCACTAAGGAAATTGATGCTGTTGCTTTGCTGATTCCTGTTTCCTTGCCTAATCCGGCAGATGGATTTCAACTTGCAAAAAATGTAATTGATGCAGCTAAGGAAAATGGCGTAAAAATGATAGTTTGGAATACCAGCGGATTTCTGGCACCGCAAAAATTAGGAATTCCTATGGAAGATGTAAAGCTGGATACCAAGGAATATCTTCAAAATTGCGGAGTACCCTATGTAATTATTGAGCCATCTATTTATGCTGAAAATTTACTGGCTCCTTATACAACCGATTATGTAAAAAGTGAAAGAAAAGTAGCTTACCCAACTCCGGAAGATATGCCTATTGGTTATATTGCATCAAGAGATGTCAGCGCTTTTGTGGCAGAAGCTTTATACAAACCAGAACTATCTGGACAATCCTTTCTTGTGAGCGGTTTGGATAACCTGAAAGGAAATGGTCTTGCCGAAAAATTCTCTCTTGGTTTGGGCGAAAAAATTGATTTCTACGCAATGCCTCCGCAAGAATTCGGGGATAAATTAAGTATTCTTGTAGGAGAAGAAAGCGCCAGAGGTGTGCAAGGATATTATGAAATGTTGGCAAGTCTGCCAGTATATCCCACAAAATTTAATCCTAAATTGCAGGAGGTTTTAGAAAAACTGCCTGTAAGAATGACTCCAATAGAAGAATGGGTTAAAATTCATAAACATTTTTTTATTAACTAA
- a CDS encoding TonB-dependent receptor, producing the protein MSATAQNTHAQHDSIKNLEEVTVKNATKKKIETEMKMAVSVDEFLSSSDNISFIKRGAYAWEPLLNNMSTERSTVTIDGMHVFGACTDKMDPITSYVESNNLATIDIKSGQEGSLHGATVAGSIDLKRKSTPFGLAKKWNGAYQSGFEFNNRQFFNLGNVAYSGEKFVAEGSISYRKADDYYDGNDNEVKHSQYKKFNISLGFAYKTSDLSSVRLDAIFDMAKDVGYPALPMDLSLSRALITSASYKQLFEDGLVKLIDSKIYFNAIEHYMDDTTRPENLVHMDMPGWSTTYGLVSRANLKENSYSSEIQLNAYDNLSIAEMRMYPQDRSKRTMFAYSWPWVTTRYAGLSMNNSWGLSEKSQVNVGGSLGVNYNYSKYVEFNWIFHPGAPREKTRFLPSLHAGYNLDIDHFNFSVGTGYGHRAPSVSEGYGYYIYNSFDRYDYIGNPNLKNEISYEGNASAGFKSEKLSIQGKINYFYIENYIIGRILSMGSPMNYQSVGVKGYTSLDYATLLNISMNVSYDILAHLHWKGTLTYARGTDNKEGNLPFIRPLSYQTSLHYMYKNFGIQTSVNGDFEQINYSPEYGEDLTSPYTIWNISANYSFNINKVKTVVQMGAENLLNEYYSTYADWGNIPRMGRNIFTSLEFNF; encoded by the coding sequence ATGTCTGCAACAGCGCAAAATACGCACGCGCAACACGACAGCATCAAAAACTTAGAAGAAGTAACAGTAAAAAACGCAACAAAAAAGAAAATCGAAACCGAAATGAAAATGGCAGTTTCAGTAGATGAATTTCTGTCTTCTTCTGATAATATCAGCTTTATAAAACGTGGCGCTTATGCATGGGAACCTTTGTTAAACAACATGAGTACAGAACGTTCGACAGTTACGATTGACGGAATGCATGTTTTTGGCGCTTGTACTGATAAAATGGACCCAATAACGTCGTATGTAGAAAGCAATAATCTTGCGACAATTGATATAAAATCAGGACAGGAAGGAAGTCTTCACGGCGCAACTGTTGCCGGAAGTATCGATTTGAAAAGAAAAAGCACTCCGTTTGGTCTTGCCAAAAAATGGAATGGTGCGTACCAAAGCGGATTTGAATTTAACAACAGACAGTTTTTCAATCTTGGAAATGTGGCTTATTCAGGAGAAAAATTTGTTGCCGAAGGAAGTATTTCATATCGAAAAGCAGATGATTATTATGATGGAAATGATAATGAAGTAAAACATTCGCAATACAAAAAGTTCAATATTTCATTGGGTTTTGCTTATAAAACAAGCGATTTATCATCGGTAAGATTAGACGCGATTTTTGATATGGCAAAAGATGTAGGTTATCCGGCTTTGCCAATGGATTTATCGCTTTCTCGTGCCTTAATTACATCGGCTTCTTATAAACAATTATTTGAAGATGGATTGGTAAAATTAATTGATTCTAAAATCTATTTCAACGCCATCGAACATTATATGGATGATACAACTCGTCCTGAAAATCTGGTTCATATGGATATGCCGGGCTGGAGTACAACGTATGGTTTGGTTTCAAGAGCCAATTTGAAAGAGAATAGTTATTCGTCTGAAATACAATTGAATGCTTATGATAACCTTTCAATTGCAGAAATGAGAATGTATCCGCAGGACAGAAGCAAAAGAACGATGTTTGCTTACAGCTGGCCTTGGGTAACAACACGTTATGCGGGACTTTCTATGAATAATTCCTGGGGTCTTTCTGAAAAAAGTCAGGTAAATGTTGGCGGCTCTTTGGGAGTAAATTACAACTATTCCAAATATGTAGAATTCAACTGGATTTTTCATCCTGGAGCTCCGCGGGAAAAAACAAGGTTTTTGCCAAGTCTTCATGCTGGTTATAATTTAGATATCGATCATTTTAATTTTTCTGTAGGAACGGGTTACGGACACAGAGCGCCTTCTGTTTCTGAAGGATACGGGTATTACATTTACAACAGTTTTGACCGTTATGATTATATTGGAAATCCTAATTTGAAAAATGAAATTTCGTATGAAGGAAATGCAAGCGCAGGATTTAAAAGCGAAAAATTAAGTATTCAGGGAAAAATTAATTACTTCTATATTGAGAATTATATCATTGGAAGAATTTTAAGTATGGGAAGTCCGATGAATTATCAGTCGGTTGGAGTAAAAGGTTATACTTCATTAGATTATGCGACACTTTTGAATATATCTATGAATGTAAGTTATGATATTCTGGCGCATCTTCATTGGAAAGGAACGCTAACTTATGCACGCGGAACGGATAATAAAGAAGGAAATCTGCCTTTTATTCGTCCGTTGAGTTATCAGACTTCGCTTCATTACATGTATAAAAATTTCGGAATCCAGACTTCTGTAAATGGCGATTTTGAGCAGATTAATTATAGTCCCGAATACGGAGAAGATTTGACTTCCCCTTACACCATCTGGAATATTTCAGCCAATTATTCTTTTAATATCAATAAAGTAAAAACCGTAGTTCAGATGGGAGCAGAAAATTTATTAAATGAATATTACAGCACCTACGCCGATTGGGGGAATATTCCGAGAATGGGGCGTAATATTTTTACTTCTTTAGAATTCAATTTCTAA
- a CDS encoding MbnP family protein gives MQNLKKYLLLSIASLAFVSCSSDDDNPVANNLTLEFNNTFKNTTIVLGNAASTTTTTNTSAAGQVHHFSELKYVISNIRLVKDNGDEVPYNINDLDKGATVIDQAKLTSLSYVLSNVPSATYKQIKFGLGIKPEQNTLDQVRFPNFYASAGANDTAMMWEWGSGYRFTKVEGFYDADNKTMSIHTGSTVEGTAPNYTQGVNAYRDITLNLSKNAIVGNTAPRIKIKADFDKLLSGKVNTITLSTGTGMNDNATPNVHTAAQMVKFVDNLGGNGSNDITGMFSVSSVEN, from the coding sequence ATGCAAAATTTAAAAAAATACCTTTTATTATCAATTGCCTCTTTGGCATTCGTATCATGTTCAAGTGACGATGACAACCCGGTTGCAAACAATTTAACATTGGAATTCAATAACACTTTCAAAAACACTACAATAGTTTTAGGAAATGCAGCTTCAACAACAACCACAACAAATACTTCAGCGGCAGGACAAGTACATCATTTTTCGGAATTGAAATATGTTATCAGTAATATTCGTCTTGTAAAAGATAATGGAGATGAAGTTCCTTACAACATAAATGATTTAGATAAAGGTGCGACAGTAATCGATCAGGCCAAGTTGACTTCGTTAAGTTATGTTCTAAGCAATGTGCCCTCTGCGACTTACAAGCAAATTAAGTTTGGATTGGGGATTAAACCAGAACAAAATACTTTAGATCAGGTAAGGTTTCCTAATTTTTACGCGTCGGCCGGAGCAAATGATACTGCAATGATGTGGGAATGGGGAAGCGGATACCGTTTTACAAAAGTCGAAGGTTTTTATGATGCCGATAATAAGACGATGTCTATCCATACCGGAAGTACGGTTGAGGGAACTGCTCCAAACTACACGCAAGGTGTTAATGCTTACAGGGATATTACTTTAAACCTTTCTAAAAATGCAATTGTTGGAAATACAGCTCCGAGAATTAAAATCAAAGCAGATTTTGATAAATTACTAAGCGGAAAAGTAAATACCATCACACTTTCAACAGGAACTGGAATGAACGATAATGCGACTCCAAATGTTCATACAGCTGCCCAAATGGTAAAATTCGTTGATAATTTGGGTGGAAACGGATCTAACGACATTACAGGAATGTTCAGTGTATCTAGTGTAGAAAATTAA
- a CDS encoding Rieske (2Fe-2S) protein — protein sequence MDRKQFLKACGFGCLAAISGTTILNGCSSSQISREIKESDLLVPISDFIVQKGAKTQFKKYIVIQNDILKAPICVFRFSENDYSAIFMLCTHQGAELQVFGDKLQCPAHGSEFNSRGDLESGPASSALRKFPVSIENNILKISLK from the coding sequence ATGGACAGAAAACAATTTTTAAAAGCGTGCGGTTTCGGTTGTCTTGCGGCAATATCTGGAACAACAATACTGAATGGCTGCTCATCTTCTCAAATTTCAAGAGAAATAAAGGAATCAGATCTTTTAGTCCCAATTTCTGATTTTATAGTTCAAAAAGGAGCAAAGACGCAATTCAAGAAATATATTGTCATACAAAATGATATACTTAAAGCTCCAATATGTGTCTTTAGATTTAGTGAAAATGATTATTCTGCCATATTTATGCTGTGTACGCATCAGGGAGCAGAATTACAGGTGTTTGGAGATAAACTTCAATGTCCTGCTCATGGAAGTGAATTCAACAGCCGCGGAGACCTTGAAAGCGGCCCTGCAAGTTCAGCCTTAAGAAAATTCCCTGTATCAATAGAAAATAATATCTTAAAAATATCTTTGAAATGA
- a CDS encoding AraC family transcriptional regulator translates to MKTIKFHKAECGVEMLLNVLHGDVLSERYLERDTFNTDFFEILLFKKAKGTLILNQQKINITDNTMVFISPFQKRKWTLEKEGLDFTVLVFQENFLNDFFSDKFFTYRLLYFYQLNYPLIISIEKEELQKALEQLMEIKSELVESRTDSIHIIRSLTYYLLLKFNRIYAQKNNLSIERAENNYAYQFKQLLETHIRDKQRIDDYAALLNVSRISINTCVKKQFNVTATELLKQRLLFEIKNDLIHSGKNVAEIAYNLHFSEPGHMMRFFKTQTGITSTQFLSDYQNGIFS, encoded by the coding sequence ATGAAAACAATAAAATTTCATAAAGCAGAATGTGGTGTTGAGATGCTTCTTAATGTATTGCATGGAGATGTACTAAGCGAAAGATATTTGGAGCGAGATACTTTTAACACTGATTTTTTTGAAATTTTGCTTTTTAAAAAGGCGAAGGGAACTCTGATTTTAAATCAGCAGAAAATCAATATAACTGATAATACGATGGTTTTTATTTCTCCTTTTCAAAAAAGAAAATGGACTTTGGAGAAAGAAGGATTGGATTTTACTGTTCTGGTTTTTCAGGAAAATTTTCTAAACGATTTTTTCTCAGATAAATTCTTTACATATCGCCTTCTTTATTTTTATCAGTTGAATTATCCTTTAATAATTAGTATTGAAAAGGAAGAACTGCAAAAAGCACTTGAGCAGCTTATGGAAATCAAATCAGAGCTGGTAGAGAGCAGGACAGACAGTATTCATATCATCCGCTCTCTTACTTATTACCTGCTTTTGAAGTTCAACAGGATATATGCCCAGAAAAATAATCTCTCAATTGAAAGGGCTGAAAATAATTATGCATACCAATTTAAACAGTTACTCGAAACGCATATCAGGGATAAGCAGAGAATTGACGATTATGCAGCTTTATTAAATGTGAGCAGGATTTCAATTAATACGTGTGTAAAAAAACAGTTTAATGTTACCGCTACAGAACTCTTAAAACAAAGACTGCTCTTCGAAATAAAAAATGATCTGATACATTCAGGAAAGAATGTCGCTGAGATTGCCTATAATCTTCATTTTTCAGAACCCGGACATATGATGCGGTTTTTTAAAACCCAAACAGGAATTACCAGCACGCAGTTCCTGTCAGATTATCAAAATGGTATATTTTCATAG
- a CDS encoding cytochrome c peroxidase has translation MKKIIGFILLFLFFTSCSSDGTDMISIENSEVTLIIPSGFPELNAFVSQNKPTKYGVELGEKLFSEKRFSADNTISCSTCHIQANSFADHNPQAIGIEGRVGLRNTPSLQNLAFLKFYNWDGSKLHLENQPLVPIITHEEMDSSILEVIGKIKEDPTYKDLFKKAFGDGNVTPDRIYKSIAQFEYTLISANSKYDRVKRNEASFTDDEMKGYQIFKDKCASCHSGELFTDQSFRNVGFPINTNTNEAGRARVTGLATDYMSFRVPTLRNIEFTAPYGSFGQFADLKSVLDYFDNGVLDSGNLDPTIKTNGRRIPLTDAEKADLIVFMKTLNDEVFLGN, from the coding sequence ATGAAAAAAATAATTGGCTTCATATTGCTTTTTTTGTTTTTTACCTCTTGTAGCAGCGATGGTACGGATATGATCTCTATTGAAAATTCCGAAGTTACTTTAATTATTCCGTCTGGATTTCCGGAATTAAATGCTTTTGTAAGCCAAAACAAACCGACAAAATATGGTGTAGAATTGGGCGAAAAATTGTTTTCTGAAAAGAGATTTAGTGCAGACAATACCATTTCGTGTTCTACATGTCATATTCAGGCAAATTCTTTTGCTGATCATAATCCACAAGCGATCGGTATTGAAGGCAGAGTCGGTCTGAGAAATACGCCGTCGCTTCAAAATTTGGCTTTTTTGAAGTTTTACAATTGGGACGGAAGCAAACTGCACTTGGAGAATCAGCCTTTGGTTCCTATTATAACGCATGAAGAAATGGATTCTTCGATTCTGGAAGTTATCGGTAAAATTAAAGAGGATCCTACTTATAAAGATTTATTCAAAAAAGCTTTTGGAGATGGGAATGTCACACCAGATAGAATTTATAAAAGTATTGCACAATTTGAATATACGCTAATTTCTGCCAATAGCAAATATGACAGAGTAAAACGAAATGAAGCTTCCTTTACAGATGATGAAATGAAAGGATATCAAATTTTTAAGGATAAATGTGCAAGTTGTCATAGTGGGGAATTGTTTACGGATCAGAGTTTCAGAAATGTAGGCTTTCCAATAAACACCAATACTAATGAAGCAGGTCGCGCGCGGGTTACGGGTCTTGCGACTGATTATATGAGCTTTCGTGTGCCTACTTTAAGAAATATCGAGTTTACGGCCCCTTATGGCAGTTTCGGTCAGTTTGCTGACCTGAAATCTGTTTTGGATTATTTTGATAATGGTGTTCTTGATTCTGGTAATCTTGATCCAACAATTAAAACCAATGGTAGAAGAATTCCTCTTACCGACGCAGAAAAGGCTGACCTTATTGTGTTCATGAAAACTTTGAACGATGAGGTTTTTTTAGGTAATTAG
- a CDS encoding di-heme oxidoredictase family protein: MIYQKIFLVLSKNKIMCNLNIFLKKAFILLILIMGHASCESSFVDVPEDDKLLDGPIDGLSSSESVQFLKGDQAVNEVFNRGSGLGTTFVSNSCISCHAGDGKGHPFTSLVRFGQIDETGNKFLNMGGPQLQNRALPGFMPEVIPSGATFSTFMPPAITGLGLLQYVSDADLIAMTDPQDADGDGISGNVNWITIPNYSLASPNVISKEGKYIGRYGKKASAFDLLHQTVNAYNQDMGITSVFNPIDHYTNLEIDPEVSTPKVNDVVFYLKTLKPPIQRNQNDPVVIRGKDIFKQISCTSCHKSELKTSYSPINSLSNKTFAPYTDLLLHDMGAGLDDGYTEGSAKTSEWRTPPLWGIGLSENSQGGNLFLMHDGRAQTIEQAIVMHGGEGQKSKNAFEKLSKEDKQALLKFIKSL; encoded by the coding sequence ATGATTTATCAAAAAATATTTTTAGTTTTGTCTAAAAATAAAATAATGTGCAATTTAAATATATTTTTAAAGAAGGCTTTTATATTACTAATCTTAATTATGGGACATGCTTCCTGCGAGTCCAGCTTTGTGGATGTGCCGGAAGATGATAAGCTTTTGGATGGACCTATCGATGGATTGTCATCTTCTGAATCTGTTCAATTTTTGAAAGGTGATCAGGCGGTAAATGAAGTTTTTAATAGAGGTTCCGGCCTTGGCACCACCTTTGTTAGCAACAGCTGTATAAGCTGCCATGCAGGAGACGGAAAAGGTCATCCTTTTACCAGTTTGGTTCGCTTTGGACAGATTGATGAAACAGGTAATAAATTCCTTAACATGGGAGGACCGCAGCTTCAAAACCGTGCTTTACCTGGTTTTATGCCTGAAGTGATTCCATCAGGCGCCACCTTCTCTACATTTATGCCTCCTGCCATTACAGGTCTGGGGCTTTTGCAATATGTTTCAGACGCAGATCTAATTGCTATGACAGATCCACAAGATGCGGATGGTGATGGAATTTCCGGGAATGTAAACTGGATTACAATACCAAATTACTCCCTTGCCTCACCAAATGTAATATCTAAAGAAGGCAAATATATTGGGAGGTACGGCAAGAAGGCTTCTGCATTTGATTTACTTCACCAGACTGTTAATGCCTACAATCAGGATATGGGAATTACATCTGTATTTAATCCTATAGATCATTATACTAATTTAGAAATTGATCCTGAAGTTTCCACTCCTAAAGTCAATGATGTTGTATTTTACCTAAAAACATTAAAACCTCCCATTCAAAGAAATCAAAATGATCCGGTTGTCATTCGAGGTAAAGATATTTTTAAACAAATAAGCTGCACAAGCTGCCATAAATCAGAATTAAAAACCAGTTACTCTCCCATAAACTCACTTTCCAATAAAACTTTTGCTCCATACACGGATCTGCTCCTGCATGATATGGGCGCTGGACTGGATGATGGCTATACGGAAGGAAGTGCAAAAACCTCTGAGTGGAGAACCCCGCCCCTCTGGGGCATAGGCCTTTCTGAGAATTCGCAGGGAGGTAATTTATTTTTAATGCACGATGGTCGTGCACAAACAATTGAACAAGCCATAGTAATGCATGGCGGCGAGGGACAAAAAAGCAAAAATGCATTTGAAAAGCTTTCCAAAGAAGACAAGCAGGCTTTGCTGAAATTTATAAAATCATTATAA
- a CDS encoding cysteine hydrolase family protein — translation MKKALLLIDIQQEYFENGALVLVNPIPASENAKKILEHFRKENDTIVHVQHISGAGIPFFVSGTQGVEIHENVKPLQGEKVITKQFPNSFRDTDLLEYLQSKEITHLVIAGMMTHMCIDAGTRAAVDFGFECTVIGDACATMDLQISGQKVKSVDVHNAFLAALEFFYAKIQTTDQYLLS, via the coding sequence ATGAAAAAGGCATTACTACTAATAGATATACAGCAAGAATATTTTGAAAATGGCGCATTAGTACTTGTAAATCCAATTCCGGCAAGTGAAAATGCAAAAAAAATACTGGAACATTTCCGAAAAGAAAATGATACTATTGTTCATGTACAGCATATATCTGGCGCAGGCATTCCCTTTTTTGTTTCTGGAACTCAAGGAGTGGAAATCCATGAAAATGTAAAACCACTACAAGGCGAGAAAGTAATCACTAAACAATTTCCTAATAGTTTTAGAGACACCGATCTATTAGAATATTTACAGTCAAAGGAAATAACGCATTTGGTTATTGCAGGAATGATGACTCATATGTGTATAGATGCGGGAACAAGAGCAGCTGTTGATTTTGGATTTGAATGTACTGTAATTGGCGATGCCTGTGCTACGATGGACCTTCAGATTAGCGGACAAAAAGTAAAATCTGTCGATGTACACAATGCATTTTTAGCAGCATTAGAATTCTTTTACGCTAAAATTCAGACAACTGATCAATACCTGCTTTCTTAA
- a CDS encoding MATE family efflux transporter, which translates to MLKKYKSNKIYYQSTITLAGPVVISQLGHTLVQTFDTIIIGHYAGTISLAAVSLVHSVFMVVLVIGLGVAYGLTPLIAQENGKSNFKECAELLSNSLWLNVAAAVFLFLVVYYGSMFAMQHADQDPQVVATAKPYLLILSLSILPLMVFQTFKQFAEGLGFTKQAMSITIWGNVLNVIIAVILVKGIFGIEPMGVRGVGIATLIDRVLMMLVMMWYVLRSENFRVYIKHFVVKFVDFSKIIKVVKIGLPVAMQYVFEIGVFAVAALMAGNIGATEQAAHQTAITLAAMTYMMAGGIASAATIKVGISFGNQNYKRLQKFAYASYHLVIIFMMFFALIFTLLNQYLPYLITNDTSVVALAAQLLIIAALFQLFDGTQVVGLGTLRGMGDVNVPTLITFVAYWLIGLPVAYILGIYFNAGVKGIWYGLTLGLLTSSALLYLRFRYVINKVLEK; encoded by the coding sequence ATGCTCAAAAAATATAAATCCAATAAGATATATTACCAAAGCACAATAACACTTGCAGGACCTGTGGTAATTTCTCAGTTGGGACATACACTGGTACAGACTTTTGATACCATCATCATAGGACACTATGCAGGAACTATTTCTTTGGCGGCAGTCTCACTGGTTCATTCTGTTTTTATGGTCGTTTTAGTCATAGGATTAGGTGTGGCGTACGGATTAACACCATTGATTGCGCAAGAAAATGGAAAATCAAATTTTAAGGAATGCGCTGAGCTTCTGTCAAACAGCTTATGGCTAAATGTCGCAGCTGCAGTATTTCTTTTTTTAGTAGTGTACTATGGTTCTATGTTTGCCATGCAGCATGCGGATCAGGATCCTCAGGTGGTTGCAACGGCAAAACCTTACTTACTTATTTTGAGTTTATCTATTTTGCCTTTAATGGTATTTCAAACCTTTAAACAGTTTGCAGAAGGGCTGGGTTTTACAAAACAAGCAATGTCGATCACAATATGGGGAAATGTGCTCAATGTAATTATAGCAGTGATTTTGGTAAAGGGAATTTTTGGAATTGAGCCAATGGGCGTTCGAGGGGTAGGAATTGCAACATTGATAGATCGGGTTTTAATGATGCTGGTTATGATGTGGTATGTACTTCGATCAGAGAATTTCAGGGTTTACATAAAGCATTTCGTTGTTAAGTTTGTTGATTTTTCAAAAATTATAAAAGTGGTAAAAATAGGATTACCTGTAGCGATGCAGTATGTTTTTGAAATTGGAGTATTTGCAGTTGCGGCTTTAATGGCTGGCAATATAGGCGCAACGGAGCAAGCTGCTCATCAGACAGCAATAACCCTTGCGGCAATGACCTACATGATGGCAGGGGGAATTGCATCGGCGGCAACTATTAAAGTTGGAATTAGTTTTGGAAATCAGAACTACAAAAGACTTCAGAAATTTGCTTATGCGTCTTATCATCTAGTTATCATTTTTATGATGTTCTTTGCTCTAATTTTTACACTCTTAAATCAATATTTACCTTATTTGATAACAAATGATACAAGTGTTGTAGCGCTGGCTGCACAATTATTGATAATTGCCGCGCTATTCCAACTCTTTGATGGTACTCAGGTTGTTGGACTGGGAACACTAAGAGGAATGGGAGATGTAAACGTTCCTACTTTGATAACCTTTGTTGCTTATTGGCTTATTGGCCTGCCTGTGGCCTACATTTTAGGCATTTATTTCAATGCAGGAGTAAAGGGAATCTGGTACGGTTTGACTTTGGGGTTGTTAACATCATCTGCCTTACTGTATTTAAGATTTCGATATGTAATAAATAAAGTTTTGGAAAAATAA